In Desulfonatronospira thiodismutans ASO3-1, the sequence CACCAGGCCTTCACCGGGGGTGTATGGAGAAAGGGTTGCATAACATGTTACCTGAATCTGCATAACTTCCTCTGCTGTTTTTAAGGTGGCGTCAGGCAATGTATACTTTACCTGCCGTATAAGTATGGTTTGCCTTTTAGCAAAGAGCATAATAGAATGTAAAGAAAATCCATGGCAATGCCGGAACCGGTACCCGCCTGGACCTGATTTTCAGGAAAAGAGCAGAGACAGAGTATGCTCATCAGCTGTAAATCGGCAAAGGTGTCGCTTTAGTTTCGCTTTGGTGCCCAATTTCAAGGGAGGAGACAAATGGGTCTGATGCGGATCCTGGGGTCCTGGGGTTATCCTGCTCTGGACTGGATACAGGTGGGAATAACCACCAGGTGCAATGCAGAGTGTATTTACTGCCCGAGTCCGGTATTCAGGAAAAAGGATCCCGGAAGACACATGTCCATGCAGACCTTTACCGGACTGTCCAGGGCCTTTCCCAGGGCCGGCCTGGTGTATCTCCAGGGATGGGGAGAACCCATGATGCACCCGGAATTTATGTTCATGCTCAAAATGGTCAAGGACAAGGGGACAAAGGCCGGGGTGACCAGCAATGCCAGCCTGCTGACAGACGAGCGCATCAGACGCCTGGTGGACCAGGGACTGGACGTCCTTGGACTGTCCGTGGCCGGAGTGGACGAGGCCAATGACCGCATCAGGCCGGGCAGCCCCATAAAGAAGGTACGTCAGGCCGTGGAAAATGTGCACCGCATCCGGACCCTTATGGGCAGTTCCACTCCCGCCCTGCACCTGGCCTATATGCTGCTTGGTTCCAGACGCGGGGATATCCGGCGGATGCCTGGATTTTTCAATGCCCTGGCCCCGGACCAGGTGGTGGTGAGCACTTTGACCCTGGCCCTGGATCAGGAAATGGACAAAGAAATGTATCCGGCCAGGGACAAAGATGATTTCGAGGAATTCAAGGCCGAGCTTCTGGATATGAAATCACAGGTTGACGGGCAGGAAAAAGTGTTTTTCCATGTCTACAATCCGTACCTGCCTGACGGCCCCTGTTCGGAAAATATCCATCGCGCCTGCTATGTTGACGTGGACGGCAGGGTGCTGCCCTGCGTATACACTGACGTGAGTGCAGAAGACAGGGTTTACAGGTATTTCCAGGGCCGGCCGCACCCGGTATACCCCATTGATTTCGGGCATGTCCCGGATGATTCCCTGAAAAGCATCTGGAAAAGCAGGCAGTACCGCAAGTTCAGGGGCAGGTTCAGCGCCGGGGAGTGCCCGGAGGAGTGCGCCACCTGCACCAAGCGTTTCATAGACGACCTGACCCATGAAGACCCCGAACCCATACGGGTGGATTACACAGGACCGGCATGAACCAGGAGCTTTTGACCATCAAGGAAATAGCCAGGAGACTTGATCTGCCTGAAAGCAACATCCGCTATTACCGGGACAGGTTTGACCGGTTTCTGCCCAGTGTGGGCCATGGGCGAAAAAAAAGGTACAAGCCCGAGGCCGTGGAAGTTTTCAGGTGCATAGTGGAAGAGCTTGGCCAAAGCAGATCCACCCAGGAGATCGAAGAGGTTCTTGCCGCCCGTTTTTCCCAGAATCCAAGCCAGGTGACCTGGCAGCAGGATAGCTTGAGTCCCGCGGCTTACGCACAGAGTGGAAGCGATGCTACTTATCTGCAGGAAGCACTTGTGACCCAGTCCCGCGCCCTGGACAAGCTTTCCCGGGCCATGCAGCTTGAACGGGGCCTTTTTGCGGACCTGCAGCAGATGCAGTCCAGGCAGGACAGGCTCAAAAGGGCCGTATACCTCTTGTGGAAAGGTTACCAGAAAAGTCTGTCCCGGGACCGAGACGGGCACCAGCCCGGGGAGGTAGAAAAGCTCAGGGAGGAAGTGGAGTCTTTGGAGACACGGCAGACTGAGCTGGAAGAAAAGCTTGAATCAGAACTAAAGTCCATGCGTGAGGAACTGCAGAAATGTCAGTTCTGGACCAAAAGGCTGCTTATGCAGTCTGCCCGGGAAAAGACTGAACCTGATAAAGGGGATGAATCTCAAACGGGCACTTAGAGCTTCTGCACAGCTTCGGGGTTGTCCGGGTCAATGCCCACCAGGCAGATTTTGTGCTCATCCGCCAGGCTTACGGCTTCTGCGCGGTCAAAGAACAGGCTGGTTCCGGATTCGTAAGCCAGGCAGGTGGCACCGGCCTGAATCATGGTTCTTACCGTCTGGCTGCCCAGTGCCGGCAGATCAATGCGCTGGTCCTGGCCCGGCTTGAAGATCTTGACCACTGTAAGGCTGGACCCGGATAGCTCGCCTGCTCTCAAAATGGCCCTGTCGGTGCCTTCTATGGCTTCTACCGCCACCACCGCCCTTTCCTTGACCACGATGCACTGGCCTATGTCTAAGCTGCCTATCTGTTTTATGATGGGCCAGGCAAACAGGATATCTTTTTTTTCGGCAAATGAAGGGGCTCGTCTGGACTGAAGGCCCGCAGGAGATATGAGTTCCGGGACAAACTCTATGGCGGATATCACCTCCAGGCCTTCCCGGTGCAGTTCATCGGCCACAGAGCTTAAAAGAGCATTGTCGTTGCGGCTGCGCAGGTTTACCAGCAGCTTGATGGCCCTGAAGTCGGGGCGTAGATCAAAGGCCCTGGGCTTATTTATTGGGCCTGCAAAAACCACATGGGAAACCCCGGCCTGGTGCAGAAACCTGATGAGTCTGCCCAGCTGGCCGAGTTTGAGCCATACAAGCTGGTCGGTATAGGCCTGGATTTCCGGGAGGGTTTCCTTTTCAAAAGCTGCTGCCGCCACGCGGTAGCCCTGTTTGCGGGCGTTTTGAGCCACCAGGAGGGGAAAGCTGCCTCCTCCGGCTATTATCCCCAGTTTTTTACTGCCGGCCATTTCGCTCCGGGTTTCGCTCCAGGGACACCACTCCCCTGCTGCTGGACTTGAGAAAGGAGACCAGGTTGTCTGTCAGCCTTAAGCCGGAAAAATCCTGCCCCGCTTTTTCCAGGGCCTGAACATGGCTTAAGTCCGACTTCCAGATAAGATTGAATGCCTTTTTCAGAGCCGAGATTTCCTCCCTGGGGAATCCGGCCCGGCGCAGTCCGATGAGATTGGGTCCCACCAGCCTGGCCCTTTCTCCTACAGCCAGCATATACGGAGGGACATCCTGGGCTATGCCGCTTTTGCCCCCGATAAAGGCGTACTCGCCTATGCGCACGAACTGGTGCACAGCGCAGAGGCCGCCAATGACCGCTTTTTGTCCCAGGTGTACGTGCCCGCCCAGGGTGGCCCCGTTGGCCATAATCACCCCGTCTTCCAGGATGCAGTCGTGGGCCACGTGGGTGTAAGCCATGAGAAAACACCCGGAACCGATGCTGGTGACACCCCTGCCGTCAGGAGTACCCCTGTTCAGGGTCGTGTACTCCCGGATCTTGTTGTCGTCCCCCAGCCTGAGCCAGGTTTCCTCGCCCTGGTACTTGATATCCTGCGGGCCTTCACCGATGCAGGCGTAGGAGTAGACGTGGTTGTTTCGTCCCAGGCTGGTGAACTTCTTGATCTGGGCAAAAGCGTCCACCCTGGTTCCCTCGCCCAGGCTGGTACTCTCCTCGATGATGACATAAGGCCCGATGACCACTCCAGGCCCCAGCTCGGCTTCAGGGTGGACTATGGAGGTTGGATGGATTTGTGTTTTCACGCCTGGTCTTCCCTGTCTACGATGGTTGCTGAAAACATGCCTTCGGCCGCCACCCTGTCCTGGACCACGGCCTGGCCGTGCATACGCCACAGGTTCATGCGGTGCCGGTCGTAAGTTATATGCATATACAGGCTGTCCCCTGGAAAGACGGGCTTTCGAAAGCGCACCTTGTCCACACCGGTAAAAAGAAAAATCTTGCCCTGCATCTGGTCCGGAACGCTTCCAGCCACCAGAAGCCCTCCGGCCTGGGCCAGGGACTCCAGAATGAGCACACCGGGCATAACCGGGTAATCCGGGAAATGCCCCTGGAAAAAAGGCTCGTTTATGGTGACGTTTTTCAGGGCCTTGAGGCTTTTAAAGGGCTCCAGCTGCACCACCCGGTCCACCAGCAGAAATGGATAGCGATGGGGCAGAAAGTTCAAGATGTCCTGAATGGACATTTCAGTTCCCGGGACCTGGTTCACTTGTCTTCTCCTTGGTTCGGTCTGTTACTGGACTGTATCTGCTTTTCAAGCTGCTTGATCCTTTTGTTCATCTGGGAGAGCCTGGGCAGAAGAACCGCGTTGCGCAGGAAAGTAGTGTGATCCATGGCCGGGATGCCGCCGGCATCGGTGTTGGCGGGCAAAGATTTTCCCACCCCGGACTTGGCCGCCACCCGGCAGTTGTCTTCGATTTCCAGATGTCCGGCAACACCCACCTGGCCCCCCAGGATGACATTGCTGCCCAGACGTACGCTTCCGGATATCCCCACCTGGGATATGAGCACGCAGTTTTCCCCAGTCTGCACATTGTGGGCGATCTGGACCAGGTTGTCTATCTTGGTCCCCTTTCCTATCCTGGTTTCGCCCAGGGTGGCCCGGTCAATGGTGGTGCAGGAGCCTATCTCCACATCGTCCTCGATGACCACCCTGCCCACCTGGGGAATCTTAACACGCTCTTCACCGTCCTGGATAAAGCCGAAGCCGTCGCTGCCTATGACCGCACCCGGGTGAATAATGACCCGGTCATTTATGCGGCAGCCGGCCATAATGCTCACCTGGGGGTAAACCAGGCAGTCCCGGCCAAGAACCACATTCTCCCCGATATAGCAGTGGGGAAAGATGCGGCATCCAGGTCCTATGCGGGCATTGGCCCCGATAAAGACCATGGGGTGAATAATAGCTGTAGGGTCAATGGTGGCCGTGGAGTGGATGCCTTCCTGCCCTGGAAAACTCTCCTGCATGCCCTGAGGTTCATGAAAAAGCTGCATGACCCGGGCAAAATCCAGGTAGGGGTTTGGGCTTTTTATGGCCCTGGACACCATCTCCGCCTTTTCCGGGGGAACAATTACCGCCCCGGCCGAGGTGGTTTCAAGCCGGGGCAGGTACCTGGAATCAGACAGAAAGGACAGCTCGTCCGGTCCGGCCTGCTCCAGGGTGTTTACCCCGGTTATGTCCAGGTCTTCACCTGTGTATTCAAGTTTGAGGCGGGCTGCGATTTCAGAGAGAAGCATGGTACCCTGCCCCTTAATTCCGGGCTTCCCAGGCCTGGTTCACTTCATCCATGAGTTCGTCGGTGACGTTCATGGCATCCTTTGCGTAGATTATTCCGCTTCCTTGCGCATCCAGGATCATGTCGAACCCGTTTTTCTCGGCAAAATCATCTATGACCTCGAAAAGCAGGTCGATGATGGGATCCGAGAGTTCCTGTTCCTCCTGCTGCATCCTGGCCTGGTAGGACTGGTATTTCTGCTGGAACTGCTGCATCTTCTGGCGCAGTTCCGCCTCCATGTCCTGCTGGGCCTCCTGACTCAGGACCATACTCTGCTTCTGCAGTTCTTCCCGCAGTCTTTCCACCTCGGCCCTTTCTTCCTCCAGGTCATCACGCATCTCCTCGAACCGCAGGGTCAGCTGGCCCAGGGCCTGCTTGCCTGGTTCCGATGACTCCAGGATGCGCTGCACTTCCACTATGCCGATTTTGTTTTCCGCCAGGGCCATACTCGGAACCAGCAGGCAGATAATAAGTAAAAGAACTGTTTTTTTCATTTTATATCACTCCTTGGATCTTTTTGTTTAAAATTCATGCCCCATGGAGAACTCGATCTGGCTGCGGCTGCTGTCCTCCAGATCGTCCAGGGCATAACCGTATTCAACCCGGATGGGGCCCATGGGAGAATACCAGCGTACACCGGCCCCGATACTCTTGTACAAGTCGAAATCCACGCTTTCCCCTTTATCCCAGACATTGCCGGCATCGAAAAAGACCAGGCCCATGAGGCCGATCTCTTCGTTCAAGGGATGCAGCAGCTCAAAATTGGTGAAGAAGTGCTTGTCGCCGCCCTTGACTTCCCCGTCGTCGAACCTCGGGGCCAGCTTGCGCGCCGCATAGCCGCGCACGCTGTTGATCCCGCCCAGGCGGAAGAGTTCAAAGTTGGGGATGTCTTCATCCGTGTTGCGCATGACGTAACCTGCCTGTCCTTTCCAGTGGAATATACTTCTGTTTAAAACTGGTCGATAGTAGTCTGAGCTGGCAATGTACTTGATGAAGTTATCATCACCCTGCAGAAGACCACCGGCATATTCAACTGAGAGCAGGTTTCTGGTTCCCCTGGAGGGGTTTATGCGCCGGTTGCGGGTGTCGCGAATGGCCGCCACATAGGCACCGCTGGACCAGTTTTCTCCTTCCAGGTCCTTGATGTCCCGGTGGGCATCGTCGTCCACATTGGTGATCTCGTAGTTTTCAAGGCGGTAATTCCAGTGCAGTCTGGTGTATTCCCCGATGGTGTAGGCGAACTTGGCCCTGCCCCCCCGGGTGTCCCGGTCGTAAGTGAAATATTCTTCATCTATCCAGTACAGGTCGGCTCCCATGCCCAGGTTGCTGTCCCGGACCCGGGGGTTCCAGAAATCCAGGTCAAAGCGGGTGGTCCGGGCTCCGAAACTTCCGCTGAAGCTCAATTGGTACCCCTTGCCAAAGAGGTTTCTCTGCTGGATCATTCCGGTGAAAAACACCCGGTCATAAGATGAGTAGCCTGCCCCGGCGGAAAGCATGCCGGTGGGCTTTTCCTCCACCTGGGTTACCAGGTCCAGCACGTTGTCGTCTTCAGTGGGTACAGGCTGAATATCCACCTGCTCAAAATAGTCCAGGCGCTGCAGTCTTTCCGTGGATCTTCGAAGGTCGCTGCCCCGGAAAAGATCTCCGTCGGTGAGGCGCATTTCCCTGCGGATGACGTTATCCCTGGTCCTGGTATTGCCCTCGATGAGTACCCGACCGATGTAGATCTTCTCGCCCTTGCTCAGGTTGTAGATGACATCGACCTTTTTTTCATCCTCGTCCACCTGCATGTTCACATCGGCTTCGGCAAAGGCATAGCCGTAGTCGGTGTAAAAATCGGCCAGGTTCTGGGTATCTTTTTGCATGGAAGAGCGGCTGAAGTACTCGCCTTCTTCTCCCAGGTCGTCCAGGATGGTCAGCTTTTTCAGTTCATCTTCGCTTACCAGGAGGTCCCCCTGGAATGATACCTCACCCATTTTGTAGCGGTGGCCTTCCTCCACGTGGAAGGTCAGGTAGATGCCGTCCTCTTCGTAGTCCACGTCCGGCTGTCCCACCCGGGCATCAATATATCCCTTGTCCGCGTAGAAGGCTTCCAGGGCGGCCACATCCCGGTCCAGAAGCTCTTCTCTTAAAACTCCTCTGCCGGTAAGCCAGGAAAAGATGCCGCGTCTTTTAAGCTCCATTTCCCCGCGCAGGGTGCGCTCGCTTATTTCCTCCGCCCCACGGATCTCGATGCCGCGGATGAACAGGCGGTTGCCCTCGTCAATATTGATGTTCAGGTTGGCTTCACGCTCGTCGATTTCACTAATGCTGTAATCAACTGTGGCGTTGTAATATCCCTTGCCCCGGTACAACTCCCGGATCCTGCCCAGGTCTTCACTGATGATCTGGGGGTTTACCACCGATCCTGTTCTGGTGGTGAGCACTTCCCGGACATCGCTTTCGCTGATATCATCGGCTCCGGATATGTTGATATTTTGAATCAGGGGCTTTTCCTCCACCACGATGGTGACTTCCTTACCCTGGGGTGTGTCCTCGACATGGAACTGCACGTCGTCGAAATATCCCAGGTCGAAGATATTGCGCAGTTCCCGGTTTAGTTTTTCCGGGTCATACATGTCACCTTCCTGGACCTGGAGGCGAAGCAGGACCACGTCCGGATCCAGGATATCAACGCCTTCAATGTCGATGGAGGCGATGCGCTCCTCGCGGAGCATTTCCTGATAAACCTTTTCCGCCAGTTCCTCCACTGCCGGCAGGATGTTTATCACGCCTTCCTTGACTATGTAGAAAGGCACGGTTTCCCTTTCACCATAGCCGTCCACAAGTCTTGCATCCAGGCTTATGTATTCGTCCACTGCATTGAAGGTGCCATAGAGGGCAAAGCGGCCGTCTCCCAGAAGGGCCAGTCTCCGGGCCTTCTCTACGTCCAGATAGCTTACTTCTTCCCGTGTGATAAGGGTCTGCCCCAGTTCCGGCTCAACAACATCCAGGCCCTTGTCCCGCAGGGAACTGGTAAGCATGGAAGGCAGACCGGTCTGTAAATATTCAAGCTCTTCAGGGGCGTTTATTTCAAAGGGCAGAACCAGTATCTGCTTTTGTCCGGCATGTGAGGTGCCGGCAGCCAGCATCAGAAGAAAAAAGGGCAGAAAGACAAGTACCCGTTGCAACAGTGAGTTATTGATTAAGGACATACATGCCACCTGATTTTAGTTCGTAATTTATATTCATGCGCGAAGCCAAGTCCAGATTGTGGGTCACCACCACTAAGGTCATGCCCAGTTCACGGTTTAAATGCAGAAGCAGATCCCCCACTTCCCGTCCTTTGGCCTCGTCCAGGTTGCCTGTGGGTTCATCCGCCAGGAGCACTCCAGGCCGGGGCAGAATAGCCCTGGCGATTGCCGCACGCTGGCTTTCTCCACCGGACAGTGTGGTAACGCTCTGGCCGGCCTTGTGCTTCAGCCCTACCTGGTCTAAGGCCTCAAGGGCGGCCTCATGGGCCTTTTTTCTGTTGATGCCGTTTATTACGGCAGGCATGGCCACGTTTTCCAGGGTGTTGAACTCGGGGAGCAAATGGTGAAACTGGAAAATGAACCCCATCTCTGTTCTTCGCAGTGCGGCCTTTTGTACAGGAGTAAGAGTGGACAGATCCTGTCCGTTGAAAAAGACCTTTCCTTCAGTGGGGTCGTCCAGGGTGCCCAGAATGTGCAGCAGAGTACTCTTGCCGCATCCCGAGGCTCCCTGGACCGCCACGGTCTCTTTTTTCTCGATGCACAGATCCACCCTGTCCAGGACAGTGATGGTTTCCGGGCCGGAAGTGAAAGACTTGCTCAGATTTTCCAGTTTGTAAAGGGGTTCATTCATGCCTAAGAGCCTCGGAGGGGTTGAGCCCCGATGCTTTGCGGGCCGGATATATGGTGGCCAGAAAGCAAAGGACCATGGCGGCTACAGCTATTATTATCAGGTCTGAAGTGTGTAAGAGCACCGGCAGGTACTCCATGAAATAGACATCCGCCGGCAAACGGATAAACTTGTAGTTCTCAAGAATATAGCAGCCTCCCAGGCCCACTGCAAAGCCCAGAGCGGTGCCAAGCCCCCCTATCATCAGTCCCAGCAGGACGAATATATTGCGGATCATCCGCCTGGTGGTGCCCATGGACATGAGTATGGCTATATCCCGGGTCTTTTCCATGACCAGCATAACCAGGGCGGTGATGATGCTGAAGGACCCCACCAGGACAATCATGGCCAGGATAACGCCCATGGCGATTTTTTCCAGTTCCAGTGCGGCAAAGAGATTTTCATTCATCTCCTTCCAGTTGCGCACGTAGTAGGGGTACCCCCCCAGTTTTTCAGACACCCTCTCGGACAGCTCCCGGGCGCGGTCAGCGTCGTGGACCCGCAGCTCCATGCCGGAAACCACGTCGCGGGTAAATCCCATGAGTTCCTGGGCGTCATTGATTGTGGTGTAGGCAAAAGAGGTGTCGTACTCATACATGCCTGTCCTGAAGACGCCCCGGACATCAAATGTGGTTATGCTGGGCGTGAAACCGGCTGAAGTGCCTTCCCCGGAAGGGGCCATGACATTCACTGTGTCCCCTGTGCCTGCACGGAGATTGGCGGCAAGTTCCTGTCCGATAATCAGGCCGGGGAAGTCCTTTTCTATCTCCAGGTCCAGAACGCCACCCTGGACCATTTCCTGGTCCAGCCCCAGAACTTGTTTTGCGCCCTGGGGGTCTATACCTCTCAGCACCACCCCCTTAACCCCCGAGGGGGTGCTGAGCATGACTTCGGAATAAATGAAAGGGGTTGCGCCCCTGACCCCGGCTATTTCTTCCAGGTCTCCGGCCATATCCTGGTAATCGGCTATGGTGCCGGTGTGGCTGCCCACTACAATATGAGCGTTCAGACCCAGGATCTTGTCCCGCAGGTTCTCGCTGAAACCGTTCATGACCCCCAGGACAATAATGAGAGCTGCAACACCCAGGGCCACACCCAAAACGGACAAGAGAGAAATGACCGATATAAAGGCCTGCTCCCTCTTGGCCCGGAGATAGCGCAAAGCCACTAAAAATTCAAAACGCATCAGGACGTACCAGCCTCTGGGCGTAGAAGCGGAAAGAGAATAACTTCCCGGATTGAAGCAGAATTTGTGAAGAGCATGACCAGGCGGTCAATCCCTATGCCTTCCCCGCCTGCCGGGGGCATGCCGTATTCCAGGGCCCGGATGTAGTCCTCGTCCATGTAATGGGCCTCCACGTCACCGGCCTCCTTATCCTGCACCTGCTCCTGGAACCGGCCTTTCTGATCCTGGGGATCATTTAGCTCAGAAAAGGCGTTGGCTATTTCCCGGCCGGCGATAAAAAGCTCGAAACGATCCGTAATGGCGGGGTCCTTATCGTTTCTCCTGGAAAGAGGAGAAATCTCTGTGGGATAATGATATATAAAATGAGGCTGCTGCAACCTGGGTTCCACCAGAAGGTCAAAAAGCTTGGCCTGCACCTTGGCCTGTTTTTCTCCCGGGACCACATTTTCACCGAGGCGTTTCACCAGGGCTTTTGCCTTTTCCGGATCCTGGTAATCCTCCGGAGCCAGCCCCCCGATCTCTTCCAGGGACTTGAAAAAAGGTATTCTGGTCCAGGGAGGAGTAAAATCAATGGTGTTGCCCTGGTAGGTAATCTGTGTGCCGCCGGTCATGTGCCTGCACAGCCCGCTTATCATTTCTTCGGTAAAATCCATGAGGTCCCAGTAATCCACGTATGCCCGGTAAAATTCAAGCATGGTGAATTCCGGGTTGTGCTGGGTGGAGATGCCTTCATTTCTGAAATTGCGGTTTATCTCGTAAACTTTTTCAAAGCCACCCACGAGCAGTCTTTTAAGATAAAGTTCAGGTGCAACCCGGAGGTAGAGCTTCATGTCCAAAGCATTGTGGTGGGTGTTGAATGGCCTTGCTGTAGCTCCCCCGGGAATGGCCTGCATCATGGGGGTTTCCACCTCGATGAAGTCCCTGGCATCGAGAAAATCCCTGATATACCTTATGATGCGGTTTCTGGCCAGAAAAATCTGTTTGGAGGAAGGGTTGACAATAAGATCCACATACCTCTGGCGATAGCGGGTCTCGACGTCCTTAAGACCGTGGTACTTCTCGGGCAGGGGGCGTACAGCCTTGGTTAAAAGCTGGATTTCTTCCGCCTTGATGGTCAATTCGCCGGTCCTGGTGCGGAACAGTGCACCGTGGACTCCGATTATATCGCCAACATCAAGCTTCTTGAAGACCTTGAATTCATTTTCGCCCAGCATGTCCCTCTGGACAAAGATCTGTATCCGGTCGCTGTGGTCCAGGATGTGAGCAAAAATGACCTTGCCGAAGGAGCGCAGGGCCATGATCCTGCCTGCTACCCTGTAACAGCGTGTATCAGCTTCAAGCTCTGCGGCATCAAGGCTTCCCGCCTCCTGAAGGATGCGGCTTATGTCCGTGTCCTTGCGAAAGCTGTTGGAAAAGAGTTCTACCTGCTGTTCCTGCAGGTCCTTTATTTTCTGCCTGCGGTTTTTCAGAAGCTGGCTTTCGCTTTGATCAGGTGTGTTTTCAGGTGTCTGACTGTTTTTTTTCATGTGCTTGTATTTGGTTGCGGCTGGTCCTTCCAGGGGCCTGCTCAAAAGATTTTGGACCGGAGCTCAAGTCCAGGAGCAGAGCTCCAATCCAGATGTAAACTTTATAATTTATTTTAAAATAATGGTTCCGTCAAGAAACACGCACTCTCCGCGAGCTGAAAAATGTCTGCTGCGGGCATTTTTTTAAAGGCGCTAAAGCAGCATGCAACTAAATGTATTGTTGTTGCTGTCGGGGGGCTGACTGCTTGATTACTCCGTTCGGATATGCCCCTGGCCATGCATTGTTCTCCCGCCCCCTTTTTGTTGCGGCATTCACGGAAGTGCAGTGATGCATCAATATGGAATCACTCTGAAATACTGGGGGCAGGGTCGACAGAAAATGCTTGACAGACGATTGACATATGATAGTTGATTTAAGTGATCAGATGTAGACTAAAGTGGTGTTACCTTTAACCGCAGGTTTTTTATGGAAAAAATTGTTATTAACAACGTGGTCAAGATTTTCGGAGATCACCCGAAAAAAGCCCTGGAGCTTCTGCGCCAGGGTGAGCCCATTTCCCAGATCCTGGACAAGACCGGCAACGTGGTAGGGGTGGCTGATGTCTCCTTTACCGTGAACGAAGGGGAGATCGTTGTGGTCATGGGGCTCTCCGGCAGCGGCAAGTCCACCCTGGTGCGCTGCATCAACCGTCTTTTCGAGCCCACGGCCGGAGAGATATATGTAGACGGGCAGGATGTCTGCAAGCTGGACACCAAGGAGTTGCGGGATTTTCGCAGGCGCAAGTTCGGCATGGTTTTTCAGAACTTTGCTCTTTTCCCGCATCGGTCCGTGATCAATAACGTTGAGTTCGGCCTGGAAGTGCAGGGAGCAGACAAGGGAGAAATGAGGCAGAAGGCTGAAACTGCTCTGGAAATGGTCGGGCTCAAGGGCTGGGGAGAGAAATATCCCAGTGAACTTTCCGGGGGTATGCAGCAAAGGGTCGGTCTGGCCAGGGCTCTGGCCCTGGACCCGGATATCCTGCTCATGGACGAGGCCTTCAGTGCTCTGGACCCCCTTATCCGCAGGGATATGCAGGACGAACTCATCAACCTGCAGCAGAAAATGCAGAAGACTATTGTCTTTATCAGCCACGACCTGGATGAGGCCCTCAAAATCGGGGATCGCCTGGTGATATTAAAGGACGGGGCAGTGGTCCAGATAGGCACCCCGGAAGAGATTCTGACCAGACCGGCCACGGAGTATGTACGTAAGTTCGTGGAAGAGGTGGATATCACCAAGGTTCTCACTGCTGAGTCGGTTATGAAAAAGTGCGAGGATGTGGCCTACCTGGGATCAGACGGCCCCAATGCAGCAATGCGCAAAATGAAAAAGAACGCCATTGCCTCGCTTTTTGTTTTGAATAAAGACCGCACTCTGGCCGGCATTGTTTTCGCCGGCGAGGTGCGCAGGCTGGTGGATGAGGGAGAAAGCGATCTGGAAAAAGCTATGCACAAAGATATAAAGATGGTCAGCCGGGATACCCCGGCCCAGGAACTTTTTCCCATTATGCAGGACATGTCCTACCCCGTGGCAGTTGTGGACGATGAAAACAAGCTTCTGGGGATCATAGTCAAGGGCCTGCTCTTTTCCGCCA encodes:
- a CDS encoding radical SAM protein — its product is MGLMRILGSWGYPALDWIQVGITTRCNAECIYCPSPVFRKKDPGRHMSMQTFTGLSRAFPRAGLVYLQGWGEPMMHPEFMFMLKMVKDKGTKAGVTSNASLLTDERIRRLVDQGLDVLGLSVAGVDEANDRIRPGSPIKKVRQAVENVHRIRTLMGSSTPALHLAYMLLGSRRGDIRRMPGFFNALAPDQVVVSTLTLALDQEMDKEMYPARDKDDFEEFKAELLDMKSQVDGQEKVFFHVYNPYLPDGPCSENIHRACYVDVDGRVLPCVYTDVSAEDRVYRYFQGRPHPVYPIDFGHVPDDSLKSIWKSRQYRKFRGRFSAGECPEECATCTKRFIDDLTHEDPEPIRVDYTGPA
- a CDS encoding MerR family transcriptional regulator, with product MNQELLTIKEIARRLDLPESNIRYYRDRFDRFLPSVGHGRKKRYKPEAVEVFRCIVEELGQSRSTQEIEEVLAARFSQNPSQVTWQQDSLSPAAYAQSGSDATYLQEALVTQSRALDKLSRAMQLERGLFADLQQMQSRQDRLKRAVYLLWKGYQKSLSRDRDGHQPGEVEKLREEVESLETRQTELEEKLESELKSMREELQKCQFWTKRLLMQSAREKTEPDKGDESQTGT
- a CDS encoding LpxI family protein; protein product: MAGSKKLGIIAGGGSFPLLVAQNARKQGYRVAAAAFEKETLPEIQAYTDQLVWLKLGQLGRLIRFLHQAGVSHVVFAGPINKPRAFDLRPDFRAIKLLVNLRSRNDNALLSSVADELHREGLEVISAIEFVPELISPAGLQSRRAPSFAEKKDILFAWPIIKQIGSLDIGQCIVVKERAVVAVEAIEGTDRAILRAGELSGSSLTVVKIFKPGQDQRIDLPALGSQTVRTMIQAGATCLAYESGTSLFFDRAEAVSLADEHKICLVGIDPDNPEAVQKL
- the lpxA gene encoding acyl-ACP--UDP-N-acetylglucosamine O-acyltransferase, whose protein sequence is MKTQIHPTSIVHPEAELGPGVVIGPYVIIEESTSLGEGTRVDAFAQIKKFTSLGRNNHVYSYACIGEGPQDIKYQGEETWLRLGDDNKIREYTTLNRGTPDGRGVTSIGSGCFLMAYTHVAHDCILEDGVIMANGATLGGHVHLGQKAVIGGLCAVHQFVRIGEYAFIGGKSGIAQDVPPYMLAVGERARLVGPNLIGLRRAGFPREEISALKKAFNLIWKSDLSHVQALEKAGQDFSGLRLTDNLVSFLKSSSRGVVSLERNPERNGRQ
- the fabZ gene encoding 3-hydroxyacyl-ACP dehydratase FabZ — translated: MSIQDILNFLPHRYPFLLVDRVVQLEPFKSLKALKNVTINEPFFQGHFPDYPVMPGVLILESLAQAGGLLVAGSVPDQMQGKIFLFTGVDKVRFRKPVFPGDSLYMHITYDRHRMNLWRMHGQAVVQDRVAAEGMFSATIVDREDQA
- the lpxD gene encoding UDP-3-O-(3-hydroxymyristoyl)glucosamine N-acyltransferase; amino-acid sequence: MLLSEIAARLKLEYTGEDLDITGVNTLEQAGPDELSFLSDSRYLPRLETTSAGAVIVPPEKAEMVSRAIKSPNPYLDFARVMQLFHEPQGMQESFPGQEGIHSTATIDPTAIIHPMVFIGANARIGPGCRIFPHCYIGENVVLGRDCLVYPQVSIMAGCRINDRVIIHPGAVIGSDGFGFIQDGEERVKIPQVGRVVIEDDVEIGSCTTIDRATLGETRIGKGTKIDNLVQIAHNVQTGENCVLISQVGISGSVRLGSNVILGGQVGVAGHLEIEDNCRVAAKSGVGKSLPANTDAGGIPAMDHTTFLRNAVLLPRLSQMNKRIKQLEKQIQSSNRPNQGEDK
- a CDS encoding OmpH family outer membrane protein yields the protein MKKTVLLLIICLLVPSMALAENKIGIVEVQRILESSEPGKQALGQLTLRFEEMRDDLEEERAEVERLREELQKQSMVLSQEAQQDMEAELRQKMQQFQQKYQSYQARMQQEEQELSDPIIDLLFEVIDDFAEKNGFDMILDAQGSGIIYAKDAMNVTDELMDEVNQAWEARN